The genomic region TCCTAATTCTTGTAAAATTCTGGAAACATTGATCCCCTTACCGCCAGGAAGCATGTTATCATAATCCATTCGGTTTACTTCACCTAAATTTAGGTTTGCTAATTGAACAATATAGTCAATTGATGGGTTTACTGTTACTGTATAAATCATCTTTTGACCTCCTCAACAGTTGTTTCTTTCATAAATGAATGAAGTAATGCTGCAGATATTTTTTCAACAATCAGAGTAGCCATTTTTAAAGGAGCTACTTGCACAAATGAAACTTCATTTAATTTCGATGAATCTGCTAAAACATATGAATACTGAGCCTTCTGCATTGCACATTCTTTAATAGCTGCCTCTTCAGGATCAGGAGTAGTATATCCATCAGAAATATCAACTCCGTTCATCCCTAGAAAAGCTTTATTAAAACGTAATTTGTTTAATTGAGAAAGTGCACTGACTCCAACAATCGCTTTAGTTGTTTCTTTCAAATGTCCACCAATGATTATTGATCGAATATGCCTCTCAGCAAGTGCTGAGGCATGTAAAATTCCATTTGTTACTACTGTAATCCCCTGGTTTTGTGGCAAATAATCAACCATTGCCAATGTACTTGTACCTGCATCCAAAAAAATTACATCATTTGGATTAACATGTGTAGCCGCCTGTTGCCCAATTGCTCGTTTAGCATCTGGATTCTGTGAAGCTTTTCCAAACATATCAGGTTCATTTTGTAAGGCATAATTAATCTTTGCTCCTCCATGCACCCGTTCAAGAAGTCCTTGTTCTTCTAACGTCTTTAAATCACGCCGAACTGAAGATTCAGATCCGTGGGTGCGTTTGCAAAATTCTTGAACTTCAACAACTCGATTTGATCTCAACATCTCTAAAATAATTTGTTGTCGTTCTTCTGCAAGCATTTTCATTCCCTCCATGACTTTATTTTAGCATCATTAATTGCCAGTTTCAATCACATTCAGTCATTTTCAATCACTAATTGTTAATTTTCATAAAACAAATTTTTCTACTGCTTTTCCAAGGCCATCATGATTATTGTCATCAGTAATATATGAAGCAACTTGTTTTACCTTTTCATTTCCATTTCCCATTGCAACACTATGTTTAACAGCCTCTAACATGGTTAAATCATTATTTTCATCACCAACAGTCATTATTTCATTTTGCTTAATCCCTAACTTTTGAGCAAGTTCAATTACAGCATGTCCTTTAGTGGCTTGGGGAGAAGTAAATTCAAGGAAAAATGGCTCACTTCTTACAATATAATATTTTGACTTAATTTCTTGCGGAATTTGTTTTATTGTCTTTGAAATTTTATTAGGTTCATCAGCCCACATAAATTTAGTTGCTTTGACTGATAATTGTGATATCTCACGATAATGCAATTCCATGTTAGTATAGAAAGCATCTTTCACTGAATAACGACTAATATCTTGATCAAAAACATATAGGTCAGAATCAGCAGTTACTATTTGAGCTTTAATTCCTAATTGATGACTTAAATTTGCTAATTCAATACAATCCGGTATCGAAATCTCATTACGTGCAATCACTTCATTTGTTCCTATATTTTGAATCTGCGCCCCATTAAAGGTAATTGCAAAATCATCAGTAGTATTTAATTCTAATTGTTCAATATAATTTTGAATACCTGAAACAGGTCGTCCTGTACATAAAACAACATAAACTCCTTTAGCTCGAGCTTGTTTTAATACTTTCCTTGTAAATGATGTAATTTTACGTTCATCATTTACCAAAGTTCCATCAATATCAGTAGCAATTAATTTGATTGCCATTTGGATCCCTCATCTCTTTTAGAAATCGCTTTCTTTTTCATTTATAGAATATCATAAGTCTTTTACTTATAGGAATTTTTTTGTAAAATAAAAACATATATTTATTCAAAGGAGCAATTCAATGTTTAATGTAATTCCAAATGATTATCCAGAAGTTCTTGCCAAACTTAATTGGCTTAAAGCAAATGGATATCCTGATGCAACTGAAGAAGGCGTATTACGTGACACAATTATTTCTGGTGCTCAAGATTTATTCAACGAAGCATTAGAAGAATCCTACTGGACTGTATTATGGGACGTGGAAGATGAAAAGTTATGGGTTAGAGGCGCAATGAGTGAACGTCTTG from Ligilactobacillus cholophilus harbors:
- a CDS encoding DeoR/GlpR family DNA-binding transcription regulator translates to MLAEERQQIILEMLRSNRVVEVQEFCKRTHGSESSVRRDLKTLEEQGLLERVHGGAKINYALQNEPDMFGKASQNPDAKRAIGQQAATHVNPNDVIFLDAGTSTLAMVDYLPQNQGITVVTNGILHASALAERHIRSIIIGGHLKETTKAIVGVSALSQLNKLRFNKAFLGMNGVDISDGYTTPDPEEAAIKECAMQKAQYSYVLADSSKLNEVSFVQVAPLKMATLIVEKISAALLHSFMKETTVEEVKR
- a CDS encoding Cof-type HAD-IIB family hydrolase, which produces MAIKLIATDIDGTLVNDERKITSFTRKVLKQARAKGVYVVLCTGRPVSGIQNYIEQLELNTTDDFAITFNGAQIQNIGTNEVIARNEISIPDCIELANLSHQLGIKAQIVTADSDLYVFDQDISRYSVKDAFYTNMELHYREISQLSVKATKFMWADEPNKISKTIKQIPQEIKSKYYIVRSEPFFLEFTSPQATKGHAVIELAQKLGIKQNEIMTVGDENNDLTMLEAVKHSVAMGNGNEKVKQVASYITDDNNHDGLGKAVEKFVL